In Modestobacter versicolor, a single genomic region encodes these proteins:
- a CDS encoding sugar ABC transporter substrate-binding protein produces MSTPPRHTVVVRGLTALACAGTLLLTAACSSAEDADAASAGDGGSGTSAEVNSDAQAAVEEDLAVPEPFEAPGPALEGVDQVAGKKVLYIPISLQIPAFQSVYAAVQEATGEVGMEVSSCDGKFNPAGVAACINQALAQDVDVVVLDQVPLGLAAQGVAQLQAAGISILVSGQEPAPGTAELAYLDTGGAEIITSMADWVTVDSGGDANVLVVAQADSPRQQAYIDEGLIPRFEEVCPDCTTTVTTTTASQLTQLGSQVSTELLQNPDIDYVVSEFDANVSYILQGLQNAPTGKDVKVVSAIGDIASLERVASGQQAYDALGSNRWAGWAITDQVLRMLTGAQPLETSIGPSRAFDSSNIDSVEVDQSSFDDESLWGGDTYTDVYRQVWGLS; encoded by the coding sequence ATGTCGACACCCCCTCGCCACACCGTCGTGGTCCGAGGCCTCACCGCCCTGGCCTGCGCCGGCACGCTGCTGCTGACGGCCGCCTGCTCGTCCGCCGAGGACGCGGACGCCGCGTCGGCCGGGGACGGCGGCAGCGGCACCTCCGCCGAGGTCAACAGCGACGCCCAGGCGGCCGTGGAGGAGGACCTCGCCGTCCCCGAGCCGTTCGAGGCCCCCGGTCCGGCGCTCGAGGGCGTCGACCAGGTGGCCGGCAAGAAGGTGCTCTACATCCCGATCTCGCTGCAGATCCCGGCGTTCCAGTCGGTGTACGCGGCGGTGCAGGAGGCCACCGGCGAGGTCGGCATGGAGGTGAGCTCCTGCGACGGCAAGTTCAACCCGGCCGGTGTCGCGGCCTGCATCAACCAGGCACTCGCCCAGGACGTCGACGTCGTGGTGCTCGACCAGGTCCCGCTCGGCCTCGCGGCGCAGGGTGTCGCGCAGCTCCAGGCGGCCGGCATCTCGATCCTGGTCAGCGGGCAGGAGCCGGCTCCCGGCACCGCGGAGCTGGCCTACCTCGACACCGGAGGCGCGGAGATCATCACCTCGATGGCCGACTGGGTGACCGTCGACTCCGGGGGCGACGCGAACGTGCTCGTCGTCGCCCAGGCCGACAGCCCGCGGCAGCAGGCCTACATCGACGAGGGCCTGATCCCCCGCTTCGAGGAGGTGTGCCCCGACTGCACGACGACGGTGACGACCACGACCGCGTCCCAGCTCACCCAGCTGGGCAGCCAGGTCAGCACCGAGCTGCTGCAGAACCCGGACATCGACTACGTCGTGTCGGAGTTCGACGCCAACGTCAGCTACATCCTCCAGGGCCTGCAGAACGCGCCCACGGGCAAGGACGTCAAGGTGGTCAGCGCGATCGGCGACATCGCTTCGCTGGAGCGGGTCGCCTCCGGGCAGCAGGCCTACGACGCCCTGGGCAGCAACCGCTGGGCGGGCTGGGCGATCACCGACCAGGTGCTCCGGATGCTGACCGGTGCCCAGCCGCTGGAGACCTCGATCGGCCCGAGCCGCGCGTTCGACTCCTCGAACATCGACTCCGTGGAGGTGGACCAGTCCAGCTTCGACGACGAGTCGCTGTGGGGCGGGGACACCTACACCGACGTGTACCGGCAGGTCTGGGGCCTCTCCTGA
- a CDS encoding ABC transporter permease: protein MSTSVSAADRSGAADQPPAEHTGAPAPAGPGAPNRPARGGRRVSGADLLRRWAVVLLWIAMAAAFAVANPDLFLREGTFNIVFGANGQLVFLCMAVLAPFCVGEFDFSVAGVMGMTGVTVTVMYAQQGWSLPAAVAFALLLGALAGALNGFIVVVLGVDPIITTLGVATALQGVALWISGMSTVTGLPVSFGRVVTDRFLGMPLFFWYGLALTLAFAYVLHVTPLGRHMAFVGANREVARLAGIRVDRMRFGAFTFAGTIAGLAGVLLAANIGGFDPTSSGIQLLPALAATFLGTAILFPGRFNPLGTWIAVFFLATGIVGLQLLGLTGWISDVFFGGSLVVAVTVSTLLRRRRSRF, encoded by the coding sequence ATGAGCACCTCCGTCTCCGCCGCCGACCGCTCCGGCGCCGCGGACCAGCCGCCGGCCGAGCACACCGGCGCCCCGGCCCCCGCCGGCCCTGGCGCACCCAACCGCCCGGCACGCGGCGGTCGCCGGGTGTCCGGCGCCGACCTGCTCCGGCGGTGGGCGGTGGTCCTGCTGTGGATCGCCATGGCCGCGGCCTTCGCGGTGGCCAACCCCGACCTGTTCCTCCGCGAGGGGACGTTCAACATCGTCTTCGGCGCGAACGGCCAGCTGGTCTTCCTCTGCATGGCCGTGCTCGCCCCGTTCTGCGTCGGCGAGTTCGACTTCTCGGTCGCCGGCGTGATGGGCATGACCGGCGTGACGGTCACCGTCATGTACGCCCAGCAGGGCTGGAGCCTGCCCGCGGCGGTGGCCTTCGCACTGCTCCTGGGCGCCCTCGCCGGTGCGCTCAACGGCTTCATCGTCGTCGTCCTGGGCGTGGACCCGATCATCACCACCCTCGGGGTGGCCACCGCCCTGCAGGGCGTCGCGCTCTGGATCTCGGGGATGAGCACGGTGACCGGGCTGCCGGTCTCCTTCGGCCGGGTCGTCACCGACCGGTTCCTGGGGATGCCGCTGTTCTTCTGGTACGGCCTGGCCCTCACCCTGGCCTTCGCCTACGTCCTGCACGTCACGCCTCTCGGCCGGCACATGGCCTTCGTCGGCGCCAACCGGGAGGTCGCCCGGCTGGCCGGGATCCGGGTCGACCGGATGCGCTTCGGCGCGTTCACCTTCGCCGGCACGATCGCCGGGCTCGCCGGGGTGCTGCTCGCGGCCAACATCGGCGGCTTCGACCCGACCAGCTCGGGCATCCAGCTGCTCCCGGCCCTGGCCGCCACCTTCCTCGGCACGGCGATCCTCTTCCCCGGCCGGTTCAACCCGCTCGGCACCTGGATCGCGGTGTTCTTCCTCGCGACCGGCATCGTCGGGCTCCAGCTGCTCGGCCTCACCGGCTGGATCAGCGACGTCTTCTTCGGCGGCTCGCTCGTCGTCGCGGTGACGGTGTCGACGCTGCTGCGTCGGCGCAGGTCCCGGTTCTGA
- a CDS encoding sugar ABC transporter ATP-binding protein, translated as MPTTSSAPVRPGAERAPGAGPALALVSVSKSFGPARVLDDVSLELHAGEVHGLVGQNGSGKSTLIKVLSGLHRADAGSAVSGGESHPLPLSVAQLDALGVAFVHQDLGLVENQTVLDNVRVGRYQRGRFSRRVRRDLEAQAVAASLARLRSDIDPHALVATLPPADRALVAIARALQNSGDGGVLVFDEATQSLPREVLTGFYATVRELAAAGSAVLLVSHQLDEVIALTDRVTVLKDGRVAAAGIPTARTSRREITRLMLGADADTQALHDAVPTRPGAAVLELRGVTSPTLHGLDLTVHAGEVVGVTGTTGSGHDELPYVLAGVSPGRGSVRVGDQQVELTGADPRALLDAGLALVPQDRAQQGLAVTMTAQDNLCLPRVRARSGPWRVTRDWQRDEFAWVVERLGITPPQGDLPVAALSGGNQQKLLLGKWLVAGPRVLVLHEPTQAVDVGARRDILRTVREAAAAGAAVLVSSIDNEDLASVCDRVLVLDGGAVAGELRAPLTADQVLDAVFRSETTTEGQPA; from the coding sequence GTGCCCACGACGTCGTCCGCACCCGTCCGCCCCGGCGCCGAGCGCGCACCGGGCGCCGGTCCCGCGCTGGCCCTGGTCTCGGTGTCCAAGAGCTTCGGCCCGGCCCGGGTGCTCGACGACGTCAGCCTCGAGCTGCACGCCGGTGAGGTGCACGGCCTGGTCGGCCAGAACGGCTCGGGCAAGTCGACGCTGATCAAGGTCCTCTCCGGGCTGCACCGGGCGGACGCCGGCTCCGCCGTCAGCGGCGGGGAGAGCCACCCGCTGCCGCTCAGCGTGGCCCAGCTCGACGCCCTGGGCGTCGCGTTCGTGCACCAGGACCTGGGCCTGGTCGAGAACCAGACCGTGCTGGACAACGTCCGGGTCGGCCGCTACCAGCGCGGCCGGTTCAGCCGCCGGGTTCGCCGCGACCTCGAGGCGCAGGCGGTCGCCGCCTCGCTGGCCCGGCTGCGCTCGGACATCGACCCGCACGCGCTGGTCGCGACGCTGCCGCCCGCCGACCGCGCCCTGGTGGCGATCGCCCGCGCGCTGCAGAACAGCGGCGACGGCGGCGTGCTGGTCTTCGACGAGGCCACCCAGTCGCTCCCCCGCGAGGTGCTCACCGGCTTCTACGCGACGGTCCGCGAGCTCGCCGCGGCCGGCAGCGCGGTCCTGCTGGTCAGCCACCAGCTCGACGAGGTCATCGCCCTCACCGACCGGGTCACCGTGCTCAAGGACGGGCGGGTCGCGGCCGCCGGGATCCCGACCGCGCGGACCAGCCGCCGGGAGATCACCCGGCTGATGCTCGGTGCCGACGCCGACACCCAGGCCCTGCACGACGCCGTCCCCACCCGGCCCGGTGCGGCCGTGCTGGAGCTGCGCGGCGTCACCTCGCCCACCCTCCACGGGCTCGACCTGACCGTGCACGCGGGCGAGGTCGTCGGTGTCACCGGCACGACCGGGTCCGGCCACGACGAGCTGCCCTACGTGCTGGCCGGCGTCAGCCCCGGCCGGGGCAGCGTCCGGGTGGGTGACCAGCAGGTCGAGCTGACCGGCGCCGACCCCCGCGCGCTGCTCGACGCCGGGCTCGCGCTGGTGCCGCAGGACCGGGCGCAGCAGGGGCTCGCGGTGACGATGACCGCCCAGGACAACCTGTGCCTGCCGCGGGTGCGCGCCCGCAGCGGGCCCTGGCGGGTGACCCGGGACTGGCAGCGCGACGAGTTCGCCTGGGTCGTCGAGCGGCTCGGCATCACCCCGCCGCAGGGCGACCTCCCGGTGGCGGCGCTGAGCGGGGGCAACCAGCAGAAGCTGCTGCTGGGCAAGTGGCTGGTCGCCGGACCCCGGGTGCTGGTGCTGCACGAGCCGACGCAGGCCGTCGACGTCGGCGCCCGGCGGGACATCCTGCGGACCGTCCGCGAGGCCGCCGCGGCCGGTGCCGCCGTCCTCGTCTCCTCCATCGACAACGAGGACCTCGCCAGCGTCTGCGATCGCGTCCTCGTCCTGGACGGCGGGGCGGTGGCCGGCGAGCTGCGGGCACCGCTCACCGCCGACCAGGTCCTCGACGCCGTCTTCCGCTCCGAGACCACGACCGAAGGGCAGCCCGCATGA
- a CDS encoding MBL fold metallo-hydrolase produces the protein MSAHHAVDRLALGPGRADEVADGVFAFVQPDGSWMINNAGFVVGSTGVSVIDAASTERRTRDLLGAIAQRSPAPVRTLVNTHSHPDHTGGNGLFTGATIVAHEDARREVLALGQVGNGPIWTPIDFGDVPLAPPFLTFTDRVTLWSDDLECQVVHSGGPAHTTNDVVVWIPDRSVLFAGDLLFNGGTPFLLSGSVLGAIDVLEHFVRPLGARTIVPGHGAVTGPEVIDDVLAYLHFVESLAREGLAAGVTPLELARATDLGRFAELSDPERIVGNLHRAYADLSGTPGERGRPIDVMAALREMVAYNDGRPLTCLA, from the coding sequence GTGAGCGCCCACCACGCCGTCGACCGGCTGGCCCTCGGACCGGGGCGGGCCGACGAGGTCGCCGACGGCGTCTTCGCCTTCGTCCAGCCCGACGGCAGCTGGATGATCAACAACGCCGGCTTCGTCGTCGGCAGCACCGGGGTGAGCGTCATCGACGCGGCCTCCACCGAGCGGCGCACCCGCGACCTGCTCGGCGCGATCGCGCAACGCAGCCCCGCGCCGGTGCGGACGCTGGTCAACACGCACAGCCACCCGGACCACACCGGCGGCAACGGCCTGTTCACCGGGGCCACGATCGTGGCCCACGAGGACGCGCGCCGGGAGGTGCTGGCGCTGGGCCAGGTGGGCAACGGCCCGATCTGGACGCCGATCGACTTCGGGGACGTGCCGCTGGCGCCGCCGTTCCTGACCTTCACCGACCGGGTCACCCTGTGGTCCGACGACCTCGAGTGCCAGGTCGTGCACAGCGGCGGCCCGGCGCACACCACCAACGACGTCGTGGTGTGGATCCCCGACCGCTCGGTGCTCTTCGCCGGCGACCTGCTGTTCAACGGGGGCACGCCGTTCCTGCTGTCCGGGTCGGTGCTGGGGGCGATCGACGTCCTGGAGCACTTCGTCCGGCCGCTGGGCGCGCGCACGATCGTGCCCGGGCACGGCGCCGTCACCGGTCCGGAGGTGATCGACGACGTGCTGGCCTACCTGCACTTCGTCGAGTCCCTGGCCCGTGAGGGGCTGGCAGCGGGGGTCACGCCGCTGGAGCTGGCCCGAGCCACCGACCTGGGCCGCTTCGCCGAGCTCAGCGACCCCGAGCGCATCGTGGGGAACCTGCACCGGGCCTACGCCGACCTGTCCGGGACGCCCGGGGAACGCGGCCGGCCGATCGACGTGATGGCCGCCCTGCGGGAGATGGTCGCCTACAACGACGGCCGCCCGCTGACCTGCCTGGCCTGA
- a CDS encoding fumarylacetoacetate hydrolase family protein, producing the protein MRITRHATGGRPRLAVVDGDELVGLDAGVELPELIGTPGRLAAAAEAALRFRADVVPLAGTELLAPLAPPTFRDFSTFYEHANGISRNGRPEGGVAPEFFEIPTFYFSNPHAITGPYADVPVPPGCELFDFELEVGAVVGPAGRDVPVEEAAEHIAGFVVVNDFSARDVQFHEMRMGLGPAKGKDGSTTLGQFFVTPDELAPFRSGPSYDLRMEVRVNDQLIGGDTLANMSWSFEALLAYASRGADVRPGDLLGSGTCQNGCLAELWGRYGRDHLPPLRPGDVVTTSVEALGGTRNRVVPGAARHPITPWRTA; encoded by the coding sequence ATGAGGATCACCCGGCACGCGACGGGCGGCCGGCCGCGGCTGGCCGTCGTCGACGGCGACGAGCTGGTCGGCCTGGACGCCGGGGTGGAGCTGCCCGAGCTCATCGGCACCCCGGGGCGCCTGGCGGCCGCCGCCGAGGCGGCCCTGCGGTTCCGGGCGGACGTCGTCCCGCTGGCGGGGACCGAGCTGCTGGCGCCGCTCGCGCCGCCGACCTTCCGCGACTTCTCGACGTTCTACGAGCACGCCAACGGCATCTCCCGCAACGGCCGGCCGGAGGGCGGGGTCGCCCCGGAGTTCTTCGAGATCCCGACCTTCTACTTCTCCAACCCGCACGCGATCACCGGCCCGTACGCCGACGTGCCGGTGCCGCCGGGCTGCGAGCTGTTCGACTTCGAGCTCGAGGTGGGCGCGGTCGTCGGGCCGGCCGGCCGGGACGTCCCGGTCGAGGAGGCTGCCGAGCACATCGCCGGCTTCGTCGTCGTCAACGACTTCTCCGCCCGCGACGTGCAGTTCCACGAGATGCGCATGGGCCTGGGCCCGGCCAAGGGCAAGGACGGCAGCACCACGCTCGGGCAGTTCTTCGTCACCCCCGACGAGCTGGCGCCGTTCCGCTCGGGCCCCTCCTACGACCTGCGGATGGAGGTGCGGGTCAACGACCAGCTCATCGGCGGCGACACCCTGGCGAACATGTCCTGGTCGTTCGAGGCGCTGCTGGCCTACGCCTCGCGCGGTGCCGACGTCCGCCCCGGCGACCTGCTGGGCTCGGGCACCTGCCAGAACGGCTGCCTCGCGGAGCTGTGGGGCCGGTACGGCCGCGACCACCTGCCGCCGCTGCGGCCGGGCGACGTCGTGACGACGTCGGTCGAGGCGCTGGGCGGGACCCGGAACCGGGTCGTGCCCGGCGCGGCCCGGCACCCGATCACCCCCTGGCGGACCGCGTGA
- a CDS encoding amidohydrolase family protein: MTTPPPTIDVHAHVALPQVDALLDGSAGLAEQRRADAATLGQASLQYNIGQLAQLMPRLVGLDLRLAAMDAARVDLQVVSPMPAPAHWADRELADRFVTTTNEGVRAYCDKAPGRLLPIGTVSLHEPDLAVEQLRTGVRDLGLRGVQISTSAGPGRELDHPSLAEFWAAAEELGAAVLIHPWGCTLGERLDAYYLFNTVGNPTETALALSRIVFSGLLERHPGLRIWSAHGGGYLGSYAVRADHAWRVRGDARTTEAPPSELLRRTYVDSLVYDPEQLRHLVAVMGPTQVTLGSDHPFDMGVEDPVDRLEAAGLDAATTEAVRGGNAARLLGLDTPATQEATR, from the coding sequence GTGACGACGCCCCCACCCACCATCGACGTGCACGCGCACGTCGCCCTCCCCCAGGTCGACGCCCTGCTCGACGGCTCCGCCGGGCTGGCCGAGCAGCGGCGCGCCGACGCCGCGACGCTCGGGCAGGCGTCCCTGCAGTACAACATCGGCCAGCTCGCCCAGCTGATGCCCCGCCTGGTCGGCCTCGACCTGCGGCTGGCCGCGATGGACGCCGCGCGGGTCGACCTCCAGGTGGTCAGCCCCATGCCGGCGCCGGCGCACTGGGCCGACCGCGAGCTGGCCGACCGGTTCGTCACGACGACGAACGAGGGGGTCCGGGCGTACTGCGACAAGGCTCCCGGGCGGCTGCTGCCGATCGGCACGGTCTCGCTGCACGAGCCGGACCTCGCCGTCGAGCAGCTGCGCACCGGCGTGCGCGACCTCGGGCTCCGCGGGGTGCAGATCTCCACCTCGGCCGGCCCGGGCCGGGAGCTGGACCACCCGTCGCTGGCGGAGTTCTGGGCCGCCGCCGAGGAGCTGGGCGCGGCGGTGCTGATCCACCCCTGGGGGTGCACGCTCGGCGAGCGGCTGGACGCGTACTACCTGTTCAACACCGTCGGCAACCCCACGGAGACCGCGCTGGCGCTCTCCCGGATCGTCTTCTCCGGCCTGCTGGAGCGGCACCCCGGGCTGCGCATCTGGTCCGCGCACGGCGGTGGCTACCTGGGCAGCTACGCCGTCCGGGCCGACCACGCGTGGCGGGTACGGGGCGACGCCCGGACCACCGAGGCGCCGCCGAGCGAGCTGCTGCGCCGCACCTACGTGGACTCCCTGGTCTACGACCCCGAGCAGCTGCGGCACCTGGTCGCGGTGATGGGCCCGACCCAGGTGACCCTGGGCAGCGACCACCCCTTCGACATGGGCGTCGAGGACCCCGTCGACCGGCTCGAGGCCGCCGGCCTGGACGCCGCGACCACGGAGGCGGTGCGCGGTGGCAACGCGGCCCGGCTGCTCGGGCTCGACACCCCCGCGACCCAGGAGGCGACCCGATGA
- a CDS encoding FAD-dependent monooxygenase has translation MTAVQKVLVIGAGAAGLTASALLADAGVQVDLVEAKPEVSALGSGITLQANALRVLREVGILDQCLVEGADSTQLRLRAPDPQATVLATMGAEGRGPTDLPNAIGMYRPALAGLLTERALELGVRFRFATTVAQLDQDDDGVDVTLDDGSVRRYDLVVAADGVRSATRAQLGIDLETRPLGMGIWRVFAPRPADVPTGELYYGGHCYIAGYTPTSADRLYAFLVEDAQDRSQVTPEEKVAIVRELASHYSGPWDEIRESITDPDAIHYTQFEEHLLPAPWNRGRVVVIGDAAHVCPPTFAQGAALALEDALVLTELLRAATTVDDELWDQFHARRLPRVQAVVEGSVTLARWQLEHVQGDLPGLMGGVQAVIAQPA, from the coding sequence ATGACCGCAGTGCAGAAGGTCCTGGTGATCGGTGCCGGTGCCGCCGGCCTGACCGCCTCGGCGTTGCTGGCCGACGCCGGTGTCCAGGTCGACCTGGTGGAGGCCAAGCCCGAGGTGTCCGCGCTGGGCTCGGGCATCACCCTGCAGGCGAACGCCCTGCGGGTGCTGCGCGAGGTCGGGATCCTCGACCAGTGCCTGGTCGAGGGCGCCGACTCCACCCAGCTCCGGCTGCGGGCACCCGACCCGCAGGCGACCGTGCTGGCGACGATGGGCGCCGAGGGCCGGGGGCCGACCGACCTCCCGAACGCCATCGGCATGTACCGGCCGGCCCTGGCCGGGCTGCTCACCGAGCGGGCGCTGGAGCTCGGCGTCCGCTTCCGGTTCGCGACCACGGTGGCGCAGCTCGACCAGGACGACGACGGCGTCGACGTGACCCTGGACGACGGCTCGGTGCGCCGCTACGACCTGGTCGTCGCCGCGGACGGCGTGCGCTCGGCCACCCGCGCCCAGCTCGGCATCGACCTGGAGACCCGGCCGCTCGGCATGGGCATCTGGCGGGTGTTCGCGCCGCGGCCGGCCGACGTGCCCACCGGCGAGCTGTACTACGGCGGCCACTGCTACATCGCCGGGTACACCCCCACCTCGGCCGACCGGCTCTACGCCTTCCTGGTCGAGGACGCGCAGGACCGCTCGCAGGTGACGCCGGAGGAGAAGGTCGCGATCGTGCGCGAGCTGGCCTCGCACTACTCCGGCCCCTGGGACGAGATCCGCGAGTCGATCACCGACCCGGACGCCATCCACTACACGCAGTTCGAGGAGCACCTGCTCCCGGCGCCGTGGAACCGCGGCCGGGTCGTGGTCATCGGCGACGCCGCGCACGTCTGCCCGCCGACCTTCGCCCAGGGCGCGGCGCTGGCGCTGGAGGACGCGCTGGTGCTGACCGAGCTGCTCCGGGCAGCGACCACCGTCGACGACGAGCTGTGGGACCAGTTCCACGCCCGCCGGCTCCCGCGGGTGCAGGCGGTCGTGGAGGGCTCGGTGACGCTGGCCCGCTGGCAGCTCGAGCACGTGCAGGGCGACCTGCCCGGGCTCATGGGCGGCGTCCAGGCCGTCATCGCCCAGCCGGCCTGA
- a CDS encoding VOC family protein has product MSDRLITHLRHVDIAVPDYAKQREFYTQLWGLTPVAEDSGLVYLAAEGSPEQYVVRLRKDADKRLDLIAYGAASREDVDTMAAQLGTAGVQLVSEPDVLQTLGGGYGFRFFDCDGRTVEISTEVENRQHRRIEDREAIPVRLSHVVVNSPDTARTQAFYEQHLGFATSDKLTHPYVGDLMTFMRCNPQHHSFAVAKAPHASLHHVSFEMRGLDEYMRGTGRLLRAGTKMIWGPGRHLAGDNTFSYFIDPHGNTMEYTTELEQLDEDSWHPSLYDVTDLEVQDQWGTANPFDELVGTASFNDPDPGVYVAPPV; this is encoded by the coding sequence ATGTCCGACCGGCTCATCACCCACCTGCGGCACGTCGACATCGCCGTGCCCGACTACGCCAAGCAGCGCGAGTTCTACACCCAGCTGTGGGGTCTCACCCCGGTCGCGGAGGACAGCGGCCTGGTCTACCTGGCGGCGGAGGGCTCCCCGGAGCAGTACGTCGTCCGGCTGCGCAAGGACGCCGACAAGCGGCTGGACCTCATCGCCTACGGCGCGGCCTCCCGCGAGGACGTCGACACGATGGCCGCGCAGCTCGGCACGGCCGGCGTGCAGCTGGTCAGCGAGCCCGACGTCCTGCAGACCCTGGGCGGCGGCTACGGCTTCCGGTTCTTCGACTGCGACGGCCGCACCGTCGAGATCTCCACCGAGGTGGAGAACCGGCAGCACCGCCGGATCGAGGACCGCGAGGCCATCCCGGTGCGGCTGAGCCACGTGGTGGTCAACTCCCCCGACACCGCCCGGACCCAGGCGTTCTACGAGCAGCACCTCGGGTTCGCCACCTCCGACAAGCTCACCCACCCCTACGTCGGCGACCTGATGACGTTCATGCGGTGCAACCCCCAGCACCACAGCTTCGCCGTCGCCAAGGCGCCGCACGCCTCGCTGCACCACGTCTCCTTCGAGATGCGCGGGCTGGACGAGTACATGCGGGGCACCGGCCGGCTGCTGCGCGCCGGCACGAAGATGATCTGGGGCCCGGGCCGGCACCTCGCCGGCGACAACACCTTCAGCTACTTCATCGACCCGCACGGCAACACGATGGAGTACACGACCGAGCTCGAGCAGCTCGACGAGGACAGCTGGCACCCCAGCCTCTACGACGTCACCGACCTCGAGGTGCAGGACCAGTGGGGCACGGCCAACCCGTTCGACGAGCTCGTCGGCACGGCCAGCTTCAACGACCCCGACCCCGGCGTCTACGTCGCGCCCCCGGTCTGA
- a CDS encoding fumarylacetoacetate hydrolase family protein, with protein MHSDAGVAEIDHAGTWALARLQDAAGRVFPALVSRDRVLDLSDRAELGRPDGTAPLLDRWDDVLPVLRELARSTEGWAPLAGSTLLSPVTPRQVFQAGANYRTHVLDLVVAHHDGSDGRTPEQVRADAAAHMDERLALPPFVFQGLPSAICGASDDVVLPRDGEQPDWELELAVVIGRRARRVPVADALDVVAGWTIVNDLTLREKVFRKDSPALGADWLAAKNSPTFLPTGPVLVPREALPDPGDLRLTLRLNGDVMQDESTKDMVVDVARLVAYCSEVATLLPGDLVLTGSPAGNGLAHGRLLRAGDVMHSTITGLGAQSNRCVDET; from the coding sequence ATGCACAGCGACGCCGGCGTGGCGGAGATCGACCACGCGGGGACGTGGGCCCTGGCCCGGTTGCAGGACGCGGCCGGCCGGGTGTTCCCCGCCCTGGTCAGCCGGGACCGCGTCCTGGACCTGTCCGACCGCGCGGAGCTCGGCCGCCCCGACGGCACCGCGCCGCTGCTCGACCGGTGGGACGACGTCCTGCCGGTGCTGCGCGAGCTCGCCCGCAGCACCGAGGGCTGGGCCCCGCTGGCCGGGTCCACGCTGCTCAGCCCGGTCACGCCCCGGCAGGTGTTCCAGGCCGGCGCCAACTACCGCACCCACGTGCTCGACCTGGTCGTCGCGCACCACGACGGTTCGGACGGCCGCACCCCGGAGCAGGTCCGGGCGGACGCCGCGGCGCACATGGACGAGCGCCTGGCGCTCCCGCCGTTCGTGTTCCAGGGGCTGCCGAGCGCCATCTGCGGCGCCTCCGACGACGTGGTGCTGCCCCGCGACGGCGAGCAGCCGGACTGGGAGCTGGAGCTGGCCGTGGTCATCGGCCGGCGGGCCCGCCGGGTGCCGGTGGCCGACGCCCTGGACGTGGTGGCCGGCTGGACGATCGTCAACGACCTCACCCTGCGGGAGAAGGTCTTCCGCAAGGACTCCCCCGCCCTGGGCGCGGACTGGCTGGCCGCCAAGAACTCCCCGACGTTCCTGCCGACCGGCCCGGTGCTGGTGCCCCGCGAGGCGCTGCCCGACCCCGGCGACCTGCGCCTCACGCTGCGGCTGAACGGCGACGTCATGCAGGACGAGTCGACGAAGGACATGGTCGTCGACGTCGCCCGGCTGGTCGCCTACTGCTCCGAGGTGGCGACCCTGCTGCCCGGTGACCTCGTGCTGACCGGCAGCCCCGCCGGCAACGGCCTGGCCCACGGCCGGCTGCTGCGCGCCGGCGACGTCATGCACTCCACCATCACCGGCCTCGGCGCGCAGTCCAACCGCTGCGTCGACGAGACCTGA